The DNA region TCGCAGAGTGTGGGTCACTAGGAGCTTACTTCCTCTAGGGCGGAGGGGGGGTCAAGTTCAGATTGCCGCGCGAGGGGTTCGGAATGCTTCCTACCGAAGGCTCGTCTCTCGTCACTGGCCCACTCCCGCCCTCGGATGGAGTGTGCGCCGATCACCTACCTTCCTTGACGCAGCGCCTCCTCCTCCGCCGCTCGCCAATACTCTTCGGGCAGTTCGATGAAGCCGTAGTAGCAGACCGGCGAGCCGATGCGCACCGCCCACGCCGCGTCCCCGAAGGAGTAGTGCCAGAACTCCTGTAGGCAGTTACTGAATCCCGCTTGTAGCATCGTCTCCACCAGCAGCATTCGGTTGCGCTTCGCTTCCGGCGTCAACCCGCGCACGTGCGTTGGCGCCCCCTCCCACTTCCCCTCGAACGGTGACGCGAGGTCCATCTCGTTGCCGCCCTCGTCATACAGTCTCACGTCCACCGCGCCACCGGTGCAATGTCCGGGCGGCGCCTTCCGGTCATAGGGATGGAAAAAGCGGTTCGTCATCCGCTTCAAAGTCGCGTGGGGCCATTCCGGGTGGGCCGCCCGAATCTCCTCCATGTAGCGGTCGTATCCCCGCTTCTGCCTCTGCAAGGGTCGCCAGGCCTCTGTCACGCCGAGTCGAAGCCCCGACGGTAGGGAAGCGGCTGCGGAGGCGAGCATCTGCGCCACCCGCTCTCGGGCCCAAGGGATTGTGGTCGAGCGGGGAATCAGCACCTCGGGGCACGCGGTGCGCAGGTCAACCAGCGGCTCGCCGCATTCGACCAGTCTCACGCGATCCAGCGCAGCCAG from Fimbriimonadia bacterium includes:
- a CDS encoding dipeptidase → MTGLHGGREPLAALDRVRLVECGEPLVDLRTACPEVLIPRSTTIPWARERVAQMLASAAASLPSGLRLGVTEAWRPLQRQKRGYDRYMEEIRAAHPEWPHATLKRMTNRFFHPYDRKAPPGHCTGGAVDVRLYDEGGNEMDLASPFEGKWEGAPTHVRGLTPEAKRNRMLLVETMLQAGFSNCLQEFWHYSFGDAAWAVRIGSPVCYYGFIELPEEYWRAAEEEALRQGR